A single window of Candidatus Methylomirabilota bacterium DNA harbors:
- the cpaB gene encoding Flp pilus assembly protein CpaB, with protein sequence MKRRLIIVLVLASVIGLAASLLVYRVVVNVAQANQQQPTEQILVAAVNMDLAETITSKHVRLVPWPKPTVPPGAIRSLADAEGRVVRSSIVAGEPLLEGKLAPQLSGKGGIMPMLVPVGQRAITIKVDDAIKESGFVLPNSRVDVFVSMPRAANRQDRIAKLILQDVAVLAAGQAVEMRDNRPVSVTTVTLALTPDQAERLALAQNEGKLTIGMRNLRDEGVVQTTGATRETLIGTSAPPAKPLATRTRAKARPRLTPAPAVVSAPLPVPKIEVHTVAVIRSGKPSEQVFVRKGETWVEKDEQKR encoded by the coding sequence ATGAAAAGACGCCTGATCATTGTGCTGGTGCTCGCGTCGGTCATCGGGCTGGCCGCGAGCCTGCTCGTCTATCGCGTCGTCGTCAATGTCGCCCAGGCCAACCAGCAGCAGCCGACCGAACAGATCCTCGTCGCGGCGGTGAACATGGACCTCGCCGAGACCATCACCAGCAAGCACGTGAGGCTCGTGCCCTGGCCCAAGCCCACGGTCCCTCCGGGGGCCATCCGGAGCCTGGCCGACGCCGAGGGCCGCGTCGTTCGCAGCTCGATCGTCGCCGGTGAACCCCTGCTCGAGGGCAAGCTGGCGCCCCAGCTCTCCGGCAAGGGCGGCATCATGCCGATGCTGGTGCCCGTCGGTCAGCGGGCCATCACCATCAAGGTGGACGACGCCATCAAGGAAAGCGGCTTCGTCCTGCCGAATAGCCGCGTGGACGTCTTCGTGAGCATGCCGAGGGCCGCGAATCGGCAAGACCGGATTGCCAAGCTGATCCTGCAGGACGTGGCCGTGCTGGCCGCCGGCCAGGCCGTGGAGATGCGGGACAACCGGCCAGTCTCGGTGACGACGGTCACGCTGGCGCTCACTCCCGATCAGGCCGAGCGCCTGGCCCTGGCCCAGAACGAGGGAAAGCTGACGATCGGGATGCGCAACCTCCGGGATGAGGGGGTCGTGCAGACGACGGGCGCGACCCGGGAGACGCTGATCGGCACCTCGGCGCCGCCGGCGAAGCCCCTGGCGACCAGAACCAGAGCCAAAGCACGGCCGCGGCTAACCCCGGCTCCGGCGGTGGTCAGCGCCCCGCTTCCGGTCCCCAAGATCGAGGTTCACACCGTTGCCGTCATTCGCTCCGGGAAGCCCAGCGAGCAGGTGTTCGTGCGCAAGGGCGAGACGTGGGTGGAGA
- a CDS encoding TadE/TadG family type IV pilus assembly protein, protein MNEVRARNGQRGSSTVELLFTLPMLFLIMFGVVEASRAWLTASIVNAAAREGARIGVRTPTLTGDAFNPAPAEAEIDAMLTGLNLSAGASRSVTCAAPCLPGSPVTATVSVPFTSILPILDAALGTVNITEAAVMRFE, encoded by the coding sequence ATGAACGAAGTTCGAGCGCGCAACGGCCAGCGGGGCTCATCGACGGTGGAGCTCCTCTTCACCCTGCCGATGCTGTTCCTGATCATGTTCGGCGTCGTCGAGGCCAGCCGCGCCTGGCTCACGGCGAGTATCGTCAACGCGGCCGCCCGGGAAGGCGCCCGGATCGGTGTTCGCACACCGACCCTGACGGGCGATGCCTTCAACCCGGCGCCTGCGGAAGCCGAGATCGACGCGATGCTCACCGGGTTGAATCTCTCGGCCGGGGCCAGCCGCTCGGTGACGTGCGCCGCGCCTTGTCTGCCCGGATCTCCGGTGACTGCCACCGTGTCCGTGCCCTTTACGAGTATTCTCCCCATCCTCGACGCGGCCCTGGGCACCGTCAACATCACCGAGGCCGCCGTGATGAGGTTTGAGTAG
- a CDS encoding sigma 54-interacting transcriptional regulator — protein MKGTNGGPHSYAVPAVGEAGEPGANFVHAILEGVSDGILVVSRGGIILQVNQAAAKLVGSERGVLLGRSIHETFFDAPFASAFIAEAVTRRAEVTRTHRIEGRKLLVTAKPLAVPGSDQVVVFLRDVTGLGQLVSRLRPSDRTTSADWTDMRRAESPANETATLVIGSEAIQAVHDLALQCAAVNSPVLLLGETGTGKNVFARLIHDASPRRDGPFHVVNCGAIPEGLLEAELFGYAKGAFTGADSRGRLGVINLAHRGTLVLDEVGDLPLSLQVKLLRFLDTGEVWPVGGSEARRPDVRILTATNRDLGKMMEEGTFRRDLFYRLHILVVPIPPLREHPEDIPDLVDMMQEQLARRLGAKKTFTGEAMQALCRYVFPGNVRELWNLVESLSILVKGATIDVSDLPREIASCGTGSAAAAPGIEGLNLRQALRQVEAHILREALRRYGTQAKAARHLGVGQATVARKTKQHGLGG, from the coding sequence GTGAAGGGAACCAACGGCGGACCGCACTCCTATGCGGTTCCGGCCGTCGGCGAGGCCGGCGAGCCAGGCGCCAACTTTGTCCATGCGATCCTCGAAGGCGTTTCGGACGGCATCCTGGTCGTGTCCCGAGGAGGCATCATCCTCCAGGTCAATCAGGCGGCCGCAAAGCTCGTCGGCAGCGAGCGTGGGGTGCTTCTCGGACGCAGCATCCATGAGACCTTCTTCGACGCCCCCTTCGCATCGGCATTCATCGCGGAGGCCGTGACCCGACGGGCCGAAGTCACGCGAACCCACAGGATCGAGGGACGCAAGCTCCTTGTCACGGCCAAGCCGCTCGCCGTTCCGGGAAGTGATCAGGTCGTGGTCTTCCTGCGCGACGTGACCGGCCTGGGCCAACTCGTGAGCAGGCTGCGGCCCTCGGACCGGACGACCAGTGCCGACTGGACCGACATGCGCCGCGCGGAATCTCCGGCAAACGAGACGGCCACCCTGGTGATCGGAAGTGAAGCGATCCAGGCCGTCCATGACCTCGCCCTGCAGTGCGCCGCCGTCAACTCGCCCGTGCTACTCCTCGGAGAGACGGGAACGGGCAAGAACGTCTTCGCCAGGCTGATCCACGACGCCTCCCCCCGTCGGGACGGACCCTTCCATGTGGTGAATTGTGGGGCGATCCCGGAAGGGCTGCTGGAGGCGGAACTCTTCGGCTATGCGAAGGGCGCATTCACCGGCGCCGACTCTCGGGGCCGGCTAGGGGTCATCAATCTTGCGCACCGCGGCACGCTCGTCCTGGATGAGGTCGGTGACCTGCCGTTGAGCCTGCAGGTGAAGCTCCTGCGGTTTCTGGACACGGGCGAGGTCTGGCCGGTGGGCGGGAGCGAGGCCAGGCGTCCGGACGTCCGCATCCTGACCGCGACGAACCGGGACCTGGGCAAGATGATGGAGGAAGGCACGTTCCGCAGGGACCTCTTCTACCGACTCCACATTCTGGTCGTCCCGATCCCACCGCTTCGCGAGCATCCTGAGGACATTCCGGACCTCGTCGACATGATGCAGGAACAGCTAGCCCGACGCCTGGGCGCGAAGAAGACCTTTACAGGCGAGGCCATGCAGGCGCTCTGCCGCTACGTCTTTCCCGGGAACGTCCGCGAGCTCTGGAACCTCGTCGAAAGCCTCAGCATCCTCGTCAAAGGTGCAACCATCGACGTGAGTGACCTGCCCCGCGAGATCGCGAGCTGTGGGACGGGTTCGGCGGCAGCAGCTCCGGGCATTGAAGGGCTGAATCTCCGACAGGCGCTTCGGCAGGTGGAGGCTCACATCCTCCGCGAGGCCCTGCGCCGCTACGGAACGCAGGCCAAGGCCGCCCGCCATCTCGGGGTCGGACAGGCGACCGTCGCTCGCAAGACCAAGCAGCACGGCCTCGGCGGCTGA